One Luteibacter aegosomaticola genomic window carries:
- the recC gene encoding exodeoxyribonuclease V subunit gamma: MSDTHPIEPGLMVLHGNRLEDLRDILVGWLRHAPLRPLEDERILVQSNGIAQWFRLALARAESDGGLGIAASVNVELPGRFLWDAYRAVLGREAVPPESPFDKSRLIWRLMRLLPALAREPIFEPLAAFLGDGGDARKCHQLAERLADLYDGYQVYRADWLDDWAAGRDVMRDARGGQATMLEVDRWQAALWQRLLDDVGSAEADGHRAAVHARFLEAAASATERPRALARRIVVFGMSSLPRQTIEALSALSRWSQVVLVVLNPCRHYWADIVDDRELLRAERRRQQAKPGVPSMPDEGDLHLYANPLLAAWGKQGRDYIRMLDEFDHPETYRKRFTAWDERIDFFEEPTAATLLGQVQGAILDLDPLPSTPAAISADDQSIAFHVAHGPQREVEILHDQLLARFEASARTGDPMLPRDVIVMVPDIDTYAPHIDAVFGRVSRDDPRYVPYSIADRASRGTVPMVMALDMLMGMTESRFGAGDMADLLDVPALRQRFGLGDDDLPLLHRWVEGAGIRWGLDAEQRASLGLPALEQNTWLFGLRRMLLGYAVGQGEAWGDIEPYGEVGGLDAELVGPLADLVERLGGHWRDMAVPASAAVWGERLRALLRDFFDTSDPDDAMRAQRLLDALEGWERACAEAAFDEPVPVDVVREAWLGQIDDGGLSKRFLAGAVSFGTLMPMRAIPFRLVCLLGMNDGDYPRARPPMDFDLMARAGAWRPGDRSRREDDRYLFLEAVLSARDALHIGWVGRSARDNAERAPSVLVGQLRDYLSAAWRDEGGASLLHRLTVEHPLQPFSREYFRAGDARLFTYANEWRHVHDGGVETAGDALPAWSADRPIGLATLRRFLRHPVREFFQARLGVRFEVPEAASDALEPFALDGLDRFAMTDTVLRAALREDRPAGMAMAEATARLQRSGMLPMGGFAAPVRRELEEGASLVYGRYIAERRRWPVEAGKFEVRVPCDGVVIEDWLAGLRANESGALAALLVSPTGVLDNDGHPLVHRVVMPWVDHLVAQVAGHAVETRYIGPDGTIVMAPMDADDAHRALTTLVRAWCEGMGSPLPVAMKTALAWISAEDEEAAEAAARRAYSPSDEFSRGEIDGDPYLARAWPDFDAMLAAGFARQLGPYRDLRAALKVEQA; this comes from the coding sequence TTGAGCGATACGCACCCCATCGAGCCGGGCCTCATGGTCCTGCACGGCAACCGCCTCGAAGACCTGCGCGACATCCTCGTCGGATGGCTGCGCCACGCGCCGCTGCGTCCGCTCGAAGACGAGCGCATCCTCGTCCAGTCCAACGGCATCGCGCAGTGGTTCCGCCTGGCCCTCGCGCGTGCCGAATCGGACGGTGGCCTGGGTATCGCTGCGTCCGTGAACGTCGAGCTGCCCGGCCGCTTTCTCTGGGATGCCTACCGTGCCGTGCTGGGTCGCGAAGCGGTGCCGCCGGAGTCACCGTTCGACAAGTCACGGCTCATCTGGCGCCTGATGCGCCTGCTGCCCGCGTTGGCGCGCGAGCCCATTTTTGAGCCGCTCGCTGCCTTCCTCGGGGATGGGGGCGATGCGCGTAAATGCCATCAGCTCGCCGAGCGCCTGGCCGATCTTTATGACGGCTACCAGGTGTACCGGGCCGATTGGCTCGATGACTGGGCGGCTGGCCGTGATGTCATGCGTGATGCGCGTGGCGGCCAGGCCACCATGCTCGAGGTCGACCGCTGGCAGGCGGCGCTCTGGCAGCGCCTGCTTGACGATGTCGGTTCCGCGGAAGCGGACGGTCACCGTGCGGCGGTCCATGCCCGCTTCCTCGAGGCAGCAGCGTCGGCTACCGAGCGGCCACGGGCGCTGGCGCGTCGCATCGTTGTTTTCGGCATGTCATCGTTGCCGCGGCAGACGATCGAGGCGCTTTCCGCACTATCGCGCTGGTCGCAGGTGGTCTTGGTCGTGCTAAACCCGTGCCGCCACTACTGGGCCGATATCGTTGACGATCGCGAGCTGCTCCGGGCGGAGCGCCGCAGGCAGCAGGCCAAGCCGGGCGTACCGTCGATGCCGGACGAGGGTGATCTGCACCTGTATGCGAATCCGCTCCTGGCCGCGTGGGGCAAGCAGGGACGCGATTACATCCGCATGCTCGATGAATTCGACCACCCGGAGACCTACCGCAAGCGCTTTACCGCCTGGGACGAGCGAATCGATTTCTTCGAGGAGCCCACGGCGGCGACGCTGCTGGGCCAGGTGCAGGGAGCGATCCTCGATCTGGATCCGCTGCCATCGACGCCCGCGGCCATCAGCGCGGACGATCAGTCGATCGCATTCCACGTAGCGCATGGCCCGCAGCGCGAAGTCGAGATTCTGCACGATCAGTTGCTGGCGCGCTTCGAAGCCTCGGCACGCACGGGTGATCCGATGCTGCCGCGCGATGTCATCGTGATGGTCCCGGATATCGACACGTATGCACCGCATATCGATGCGGTCTTTGGCCGTGTCTCGCGCGATGACCCGCGCTACGTGCCGTACAGCATCGCCGACCGAGCGTCGCGTGGCACGGTGCCGATGGTGATGGCGCTCGACATGCTCATGGGCATGACCGAATCGCGATTCGGCGCCGGCGACATGGCCGACCTGCTCGATGTGCCGGCGCTGCGCCAGCGTTTCGGCCTGGGGGATGACGACCTGCCGCTGCTCCACCGCTGGGTGGAGGGTGCGGGTATCCGTTGGGGACTGGATGCCGAGCAACGCGCATCACTCGGGCTGCCGGCGCTGGAGCAGAACACGTGGCTCTTTGGCCTGCGCCGCATGCTGCTGGGTTATGCCGTCGGGCAGGGCGAGGCCTGGGGCGATATCGAACCGTATGGCGAAGTCGGCGGCCTTGATGCCGAACTCGTCGGCCCGCTGGCCGACCTGGTCGAGCGCCTCGGTGGGCACTGGCGTGATATGGCGGTACCCGCGTCCGCCGCGGTCTGGGGCGAGCGCCTGCGGGCGCTGTTGCGCGACTTCTTCGACACCTCGGATCCCGACGACGCAATGCGTGCGCAGCGCCTGCTCGACGCGCTCGAGGGATGGGAGCGCGCCTGTGCCGAAGCGGCCTTCGACGAGCCGGTTCCGGTCGATGTGGTCCGCGAGGCATGGCTCGGCCAGATTGATGATGGCGGCCTGTCGAAACGCTTTCTTGCGGGCGCCGTCAGCTTTGGCACACTCATGCCGATGCGTGCGATCCCGTTCCGGCTCGTCTGCCTGCTCGGCATGAACGATGGCGACTACCCTCGTGCGCGGCCCCCCATGGATTTCGACCTGATGGCACGAGCGGGTGCCTGGCGCCCAGGTGATCGCTCGCGTCGCGAGGACGATCGGTATCTTTTTCTTGAGGCCGTGCTTTCCGCGCGGGATGCCTTGCACATCGGTTGGGTCGGCCGCAGCGCCCGCGATAACGCCGAGCGCGCGCCGTCCGTACTGGTCGGCCAGCTGCGCGATTACCTGTCGGCGGCCTGGCGCGACGAGGGCGGGGCGTCCCTGCTGCATCGCCTGACGGTGGAGCATCCCCTGCAACCGTTTAGCCGCGAGTACTTCCGTGCTGGGGACGCTCGCTTGTTCACCTACGCCAACGAATGGCGGCACGTGCACGATGGCGGCGTCGAGACGGCGGGCGATGCATTGCCCGCATGGTCGGCGGATCGTCCGATCGGTCTGGCCACCTTGCGCCGCTTCCTGCGCCACCCCGTCCGTGAGTTTTTCCAGGCGCGTTTGGGGGTGCGTTTCGAAGTGCCCGAAGCGGCCAGCGACGCGCTTGAACCGTTTGCGCTCGATGGCCTCGATCGCTTCGCGATGACCGATACCGTCCTGCGCGCGGCCCTCCGCGAAGATCGCCCCGCCGGGATGGCCATGGCTGAGGCAACGGCGCGTCTTCAGCGTAGCGGCATGCTGCCCATGGGTGGGTTCGCCGCGCCGGTTCGGCGTGAACTCGAGGAGGGCGCCTCGCTGGTCTACGGCCGCTATATCGCCGAGCGCCGGCGCTGGCCTGTTGAAGCGGGCAAGTTCGAGGTGCGCGTGCCTTGCGACGGCGTCGTCATCGAAGACTGGCTGGCCGGACTGCGGGCGAACGAGAGCGGCGCTCTCGCGGCGCTGCTGGTGTCGCCGACAGGGGTGCTCGATAACGATGGGCATCCGCTCGTACACCGTGTGGTGATGCCGTGGGTGGATCACCTCGTCGCACAGGTGGCGGGGCATGCCGTCGAAACGCGTTATATCGGTCCGGATGGCACGATCGTCATGGCGCCCATGGATGCCGATGATGCGCACCGGGCGCTCACCACGCTTGTGCGTGCCTGGTGCGAAGGCATGGGCAGTCCGCTCCCTGTCGCGATGAAGACCGCGCTTGCCTGGATTAGTGCCGAGGACGAGGAGGCGGCCGAGGCCGCTGCCCGGCGCGCCTATTCGCCCAGCGACGAGTTCAGTCGTGGCGAGATCGATGGTGACCCTTACCTTGCCCGTGCGTGGCCGGATTTCGACGCCATGCTGGCCGCGGGTTTTGCGCGGCAGCTGGGCCCGTATCGCGACCTGCGCGCTGCTTTGAAAGTGGAGCAGGCATGA
- a CDS encoding CopD family protein — protein sequence MAYLLTKSLHIVFVIAWMATVFYLPRILVNIKEAEGEPAAVKARLELMGRRLYKFGHTMFGLAFLFGLVLWLYFGITGGWLHAKLTLVAVMLAYYIWSGRALKRSMAGGPLPSSKALRIGNELPVLVLLAIVYLVVAKPF from the coding sequence ATGGCTTACCTGCTGACCAAATCCCTGCACATCGTGTTTGTCATCGCCTGGATGGCCACGGTGTTCTACCTGCCGCGCATCCTCGTCAACATCAAGGAGGCCGAGGGCGAGCCAGCTGCCGTCAAGGCGCGCCTCGAGCTCATGGGGCGTCGCCTCTACAAGTTTGGCCACACCATGTTCGGCCTGGCGTTCCTGTTCGGGCTGGTGCTCTGGCTTTACTTCGGCATTACCGGGGGCTGGTTGCACGCAAAGCTGACGCTGGTGGCGGTCATGCTGGCTTACTACATCTGGTCGGGCAGGGCGCTGAAGCGCAGCATGGCTGGCGGCCCGCTGCCGTCGTCCAAGGCCTTGCGTATCGGCAACGAACTGCCGGTGCTCGTCCTCCTGGCCATCGTTTACCTCGTGGTGGCGAAGCCGTTCTGA
- a CDS encoding GspH/FimT family pseudopilin — translation MPHIPRAFTLIELAVVALILAIAASIALPAMDGLLARAQLHQASEVLAEDLASARRAATLRGRAITICPSGDGHRCQPGAGWEAGWVTLDGTRALSVHDALPRRLATRSSMARTGIRFDPSGMAPGGNDTITLCVRKRPDMAVSVVISMAGRIRTEPPGARHIGACATFRENNR, via the coding sequence ATGCCACACATCCCTCGCGCCTTCACCCTCATCGAGCTCGCCGTCGTGGCGCTCATCCTGGCCATCGCTGCATCCATCGCACTGCCGGCGATGGACGGCCTGCTGGCGCGGGCACAGCTCCACCAGGCCAGCGAGGTCCTCGCCGAGGACCTCGCATCCGCCCGGCGTGCCGCCACCCTCCGCGGCCGGGCCATCACGATCTGCCCCAGTGGTGACGGGCATCGGTGCCAGCCAGGCGCAGGGTGGGAGGCGGGCTGGGTCACGCTCGACGGTACACGCGCGTTATCCGTGCACGATGCCCTCCCCCGCCGGCTCGCCACCCGCTCATCGATGGCCCGCACTGGCATTCGTTTCGACCCCAGCGGAATGGCACCGGGCGGCAACGACACGATCACCCTATGCGTCCGGAAACGGCCTGACATGGCGGTTTCCGTGGTGATTTCGATGGCCGGGCGCATCCGTACGGAACCGCCCGGGGCGCGGCACATCGGGGCCTGCGCGACGTTCCGTGAAAACAATCGTTAA
- the recB gene encoding exodeoxyribonuclease V subunit beta — translation MSFAVEPLRPLALPLDGVRLIEASAGTGKTWTIAALYVRAVLGHGMPQPLLPPQILVVTFTEAATQELRERIRARLVEAAAAFRSGGSTEPLLGDLIASYAPGDLSGCARRLELAAQWMDEAAIFTIHGWSQRMLTQHAFGSGHAFAQTLEPDESELLAECVRDYWRQTFYPLDEATLAAVQAEWRTPDALLRSLKPLLAGGEATLRVDGELLSVGEGLDAVLAERRAWDDEDQRRMADAARSWRDDAEAIDKKIIEAASTVLHKGWYKPERMPADMAAMRRWASNGEPGGFDIARYSVSRLGKATGKGKARPEHPAFAAIEHWTEWQASRVAIRHVVLADAVERVRTRFIEQKRRRAQIGFDDLLLRLDRALATPAGADLATTIRRQYPLALIDEFQDTDTLQYRIFRAVYGAVADVGLLLIGDPKQAIYSFRGADIHTYLAARAEAQAPHYSLDTNFRSTQGMVDAVNALFAHGETHASGAFHFADRGLPFTPVRARGRDERFIRGGREQAAMHLWLLDDEQPIGIRYYRQEMAAACASEIVRLLDEAARGEAGFQPAGGDLRALRPADIAVLVRSHAEASELRAALAARRVRSVFLSDRDSVWESVEAGDLLFWLRAVAEPSSDTAMRAALATRTLHLGFGELERLNTDELHWEARGREFMALRETWRQAGVLAMLHRLLHIFDLPARLLMQEYGERALTNVLHLAELLQQAAATLDGEQALIRHLAERITDTASHHGDDQIVRLESDDDLVKVITIHKSKGLEYPLVFLPFVCASGKARSGQGYRYHDGEGMSLELLSEKQGGPAVAEAKEAAERAALQEDLRLLYVALTRARHACWLGIAPVAASNAKKPQVHRSAFGHLLTGGAEIDNGAIAGLLQSLARGTPSIEVAYMPAPDDRRYVPPVREERLAPPREPRLARAEPWRIGSYSGLRYDEAEAEVPAPETATDDVIVEYVTEPVAVVADPASIHAFHRGADAGTFLHDLLEWIADEGFGRIADDPDRLRDTVARRCERRGWEGAIDLLTDWLLVLLRTPMRLPDGKSLALRALDDPALYRAELEFLFEARHVDTLVLDRIVREYTLDDAPRPSLSSDTLNGMLKGFIDLIIEHEGRWYVADYKSNWLGPDAHAYTPEAMRASILDSRYELQYALYLLALHRLLRSRLGAAYDYDTHVGGAVYLYLRGVDGHGHGVHVERPPKVMIEAMDRLFEGARA, via the coding sequence ATGAGCTTCGCCGTCGAACCGCTTCGCCCGTTGGCACTTCCGCTGGATGGCGTGCGCCTGATTGAGGCGAGCGCCGGTACCGGCAAAACCTGGACGATCGCCGCGCTCTACGTGCGGGCGGTGTTAGGTCATGGCATGCCACAGCCGCTGCTGCCGCCGCAGATCCTCGTCGTGACGTTTACGGAAGCCGCGACCCAGGAATTGCGCGAGCGTATTCGCGCCCGCCTCGTCGAAGCGGCGGCGGCTTTCCGTAGCGGCGGCTCCACCGAGCCCTTGCTTGGCGACCTCATCGCCAGTTACGCGCCCGGCGATCTGTCCGGTTGCGCGCGGCGCCTTGAACTCGCCGCACAATGGATGGACGAAGCCGCGATCTTCACCATCCATGGCTGGAGCCAGCGGATGCTGACCCAGCACGCGTTCGGCAGTGGGCATGCGTTTGCGCAGACACTGGAGCCGGACGAAAGCGAACTCCTCGCGGAGTGCGTCCGCGACTACTGGCGACAGACCTTCTACCCGCTCGATGAGGCCACCCTGGCGGCGGTCCAGGCGGAATGGCGCACGCCGGATGCCCTGTTGCGCTCGCTCAAGCCGCTGCTCGCCGGCGGTGAGGCGACCTTGCGCGTCGATGGTGAGCTGCTCAGCGTCGGCGAAGGTCTCGATGCGGTGCTTGCCGAGCGGCGCGCATGGGATGACGAGGATCAACGGCGCATGGCCGATGCGGCGCGATCGTGGCGCGACGACGCCGAAGCGATCGACAAAAAGATCATCGAAGCGGCCAGCACGGTGCTGCACAAGGGCTGGTACAAACCGGAGCGTATGCCAGCTGACATGGCGGCGATGCGCCGTTGGGCCAGCAACGGTGAGCCCGGTGGTTTCGATATCGCACGGTATTCGGTATCCCGGCTCGGCAAGGCTACGGGCAAGGGCAAGGCCCGCCCGGAGCACCCGGCGTTTGCAGCGATCGAACACTGGACGGAATGGCAGGCGTCGCGGGTCGCTATCCGCCACGTCGTCCTGGCCGATGCGGTCGAGCGCGTGCGTACGCGCTTTATCGAACAGAAGCGCCGTCGCGCGCAGATCGGCTTCGACGATTTGCTGCTGCGCCTTGATCGTGCGCTGGCGACGCCGGCGGGCGCCGATCTGGCTACGACGATCCGCCGGCAGTATCCGCTGGCGCTCATCGACGAATTCCAGGATACCGATACGCTGCAGTACCGGATCTTCCGGGCCGTCTATGGTGCCGTCGCGGACGTGGGCCTGCTTCTGATTGGCGACCCCAAGCAGGCGATTTACTCGTTTCGCGGCGCCGATATCCATACATACCTCGCCGCGCGAGCCGAGGCGCAGGCACCGCATTACAGCCTCGATACCAATTTCCGTTCCACCCAGGGCATGGTCGATGCGGTGAACGCCCTGTTCGCCCACGGCGAGACCCACGCGTCAGGCGCTTTTCATTTCGCCGACCGAGGCCTTCCGTTCACGCCCGTCCGCGCGCGAGGACGCGACGAACGATTCATTCGCGGGGGGCGTGAGCAGGCAGCGATGCATCTTTGGTTGCTGGATGACGAACAGCCGATTGGCATCCGTTATTACCGCCAGGAGATGGCGGCCGCCTGCGCTAGCGAAATCGTCCGCCTGCTCGACGAGGCCGCGCGCGGTGAAGCCGGGTTCCAGCCGGCCGGCGGTGATCTGCGCGCGCTACGCCCGGCGGATATCGCCGTACTGGTGCGCAGTCACGCCGAAGCCAGCGAGCTTCGTGCCGCGCTCGCCGCGCGCCGTGTCCGCAGCGTCTTCCTGTCAGACAGGGACTCGGTGTGGGAAAGCGTTGAGGCGGGCGATCTGCTGTTCTGGCTGCGTGCCGTTGCCGAGCCGTCATCCGATACCGCGATGCGCGCCGCGCTGGCGACACGCACGCTGCATCTCGGTTTTGGCGAACTGGAGCGGCTGAACACCGACGAGCTGCATTGGGAAGCCCGGGGCAGGGAGTTCATGGCCCTGCGCGAGACCTGGCGGCAGGCCGGTGTGCTGGCCATGTTGCACCGCTTGTTGCACATCTTCGACTTGCCCGCACGCCTGCTCATGCAGGAGTACGGTGAGCGCGCGCTCACCAACGTGCTGCACCTCGCCGAATTGTTGCAGCAAGCAGCGGCGACGCTCGATGGCGAACAGGCGCTCATCCGTCATCTCGCCGAGCGGATCACGGATACGGCAAGCCACCACGGCGATGACCAGATCGTGCGCCTGGAAAGCGATGACGACCTGGTCAAGGTCATCACCATCCACAAATCCAAGGGCCTGGAATACCCCCTGGTCTTCCTTCCGTTCGTATGTGCCAGCGGTAAGGCGCGTTCCGGTCAGGGCTACCGGTACCACGATGGCGAGGGCATGTCGCTTGAACTGCTGAGTGAGAAGCAGGGTGGCCCTGCCGTGGCCGAGGCGAAAGAGGCGGCAGAGCGCGCCGCGCTGCAGGAAGATCTTCGCCTGCTCTACGTTGCACTGACCCGTGCGCGGCATGCCTGCTGGCTGGGTATCGCCCCAGTGGCGGCGAGCAACGCGAAGAAGCCTCAGGTGCATCGGAGCGCGTTCGGCCACCTGCTTACGGGTGGTGCGGAGATCGACAATGGTGCCATCGCCGGTCTGCTCCAGTCGCTTGCCCGTGGCACACCGTCGATCGAGGTGGCCTACATGCCTGCGCCGGATGATCGGCGCTATGTACCCCCGGTCCGTGAGGAGCGCCTGGCGCCGCCGCGCGAGCCGCGTCTAGCGCGTGCCGAGCCCTGGCGCATCGGCAGCTACAGCGGTCTACGCTATGACGAGGCCGAAGCCGAAGTTCCGGCACCCGAAACCGCGACCGACGATGTCATCGTTGAATATGTCACCGAGCCCGTGGCAGTGGTGGCCGATCCGGCCAGCATCCACGCGTTTCACCGTGGCGCGGATGCCGGTACCTTCCTGCACGATCTGCTCGAGTGGATCGCCGATGAGGGCTTTGGCCGCATCGCCGACGACCCCGACCGCCTGCGCGACACGGTGGCGCGCCGTTGCGAGCGCCGTGGTTGGGAGGGCGCCATCGACCTGCTGACGGACTGGTTGTTGGTCCTGTTGCGTACACCGATGCGTCTACCCGATGGCAAGTCACTGGCGCTGCGCGCCCTGGACGACCCGGCGCTTTACCGCGCCGAACTCGAATTCCTGTTTGAAGCGCGTCACGTCGATACGCTTGTACTGGACCGAATCGTCCGCGAATACACGCTGGACGACGCGCCACGCCCCTCGCTGTCGAGCGATACCCTGAACGGCATGCTCAAGGGCTTCATCGATCTCATCATCGAGCACGAGGGCCGCTGGTACGTGGCCGACTACAAGTCGAACTGGCTGGGCCCCGACGCGCATGCCTACACGCCCGAAGCAATGCGCGCATCGATCCTGGACTCGCGCTATGAGCTGCAGTACGCGCTTTACCTGCTGGCGCTGCACCGCCTGCTGCGCTCGCGCCTGGGCGCGGCATACGACTACGACACCCATGTCGGTGGCGCGGTCTACCTTTATCTGCGTGGCGTCGATGGCCACGGCCATGGCGTGCACGTGGAGCGCCCGCCAAAGGTGATGATCGAAGCCATGGACCGCTTGTTTGAAGGAGCCCGCGCATGA
- the uvrB gene encoding excinuclease ABC subunit UvrB, producing the protein MTDRFQLVSPYQPSGDQPEAIRRLTEGFEAGLAAQTLLGVTGSGKTFTIANLIEKVQKPTIVLAPNKTLAAQLYGEFKEFFPHNAVEYFVSYYDYYQPEAYVVASDTFIEKDSSINDHIEQMRLAATKALLSRKDALIVATVSAIYGLGDPEDYMSLRLILSRGEHIDQRALIRQLTELQYTRNEMELRRGSYRVRGEVIDVFPAESETEALRIELFDGDVENLSLFDPLTGEVLRKVPRYTVYPKTHYATTRQSVLNAMETIKVELSERLEQLYKDNKLVEAQRLEQRTRFDLEMMAEVGFCQGIENYSRHMTRRGPGEPPPTLFDYLPPDALMVVDESHVTVPQLGAMYKGDRSRKETLVEFGFRLPSAMDNRPLRFEEWERRAPRAIYVSATPAKYELEHSDNNIVELVVRPTGLVDPEVEVRPVRTQVDDLLGEIRKRIEMGDRVLVTTLTKRMSENLTDYLSEHDIKVRYLHSDIETVERTEIIRDLRLGEFDVLVGINLLREGLDMPEVSLVAILDADKEGFLRSNRSLIQTIGRAARNVRGKAILYADEITRSMKEAMDETARRREKQMEYNAANGITPKTVVRRIADIMEGARADVGSRGKGKKGKDAKKVAEAAPDYADLNPEQVGVMIKKLEARMYKHAQNLEFEEAGKVRDEIHRLRERALR; encoded by the coding sequence ATGACTGACCGTTTCCAGCTCGTCTCGCCGTACCAGCCCTCCGGCGACCAGCCCGAGGCCATTCGCCGCCTGACTGAAGGTTTTGAAGCCGGCCTTGCCGCGCAGACCCTGCTGGGCGTTACCGGCTCGGGCAAGACCTTCACGATCGCCAACCTTATTGAGAAGGTGCAGAAGCCGACGATCGTGCTGGCGCCGAACAAGACGCTTGCGGCGCAGCTGTACGGCGAGTTCAAGGAGTTCTTCCCGCATAACGCGGTGGAGTACTTCGTGAGCTACTACGACTATTACCAGCCGGAAGCCTATGTGGTCGCCTCGGATACCTTCATCGAGAAGGATTCGAGCATCAACGACCACATCGAACAGATGCGCCTGGCCGCGACCAAGGCCCTGCTTTCGCGCAAGGACGCGTTGATCGTGGCCACGGTATCGGCGATCTACGGCCTGGGTGATCCCGAGGATTACATGAGCCTCCGGTTGATCCTGTCGCGCGGTGAGCATATCGACCAGCGCGCGCTGATCCGTCAGCTCACGGAGCTGCAGTACACGCGTAATGAAATGGAGCTGCGTCGCGGCTCGTATCGCGTGCGTGGCGAAGTTATTGATGTGTTCCCTGCGGAATCGGAGACCGAAGCGCTACGCATCGAGCTGTTCGATGGCGATGTCGAGAATCTTTCGCTGTTCGACCCGTTGACCGGCGAAGTCCTGCGCAAGGTGCCGAGGTATACGGTTTACCCGAAGACCCATTACGCGACGACACGCCAGAGCGTGCTGAACGCGATGGAGACGATCAAGGTAGAGCTTTCCGAGCGCCTGGAGCAGCTGTACAAGGACAATAAACTCGTCGAGGCGCAGCGCCTGGAGCAGCGTACGCGTTTCGACCTGGAAATGATGGCCGAAGTGGGCTTCTGCCAGGGCATCGAGAACTACTCGCGGCACATGACCCGGCGTGGTCCGGGCGAGCCGCCGCCGACGCTCTTCGATTATCTGCCGCCCGATGCGCTGATGGTGGTCGACGAATCCCATGTGACCGTGCCGCAGCTTGGCGCCATGTACAAAGGCGATCGCTCGCGCAAGGAAACACTGGTGGAATTCGGTTTTCGCCTGCCGTCGGCGATGGATAACCGCCCGCTGCGTTTCGAAGAGTGGGAGCGTCGCGCGCCCCGCGCCATCTACGTTTCGGCCACGCCGGCGAAGTACGAGCTGGAGCATTCCGACAACAATATTGTCGAGCTGGTGGTGCGTCCGACCGGCCTCGTGGATCCCGAAGTTGAAGTGCGTCCCGTGCGTACGCAGGTGGACGATCTGCTGGGTGAAATCCGCAAGCGCATCGAAATGGGCGACCGCGTGCTGGTCACTACGTTGACCAAGCGTATGTCGGAGAACCTGACGGATTATCTCTCGGAGCACGATATCAAGGTGCGCTATCTGCACTCTGATATCGAGACGGTGGAGCGCACGGAGATTATCCGTGACCTCCGTCTGGGCGAGTTCGATGTGCTGGTGGGCATTAATCTGCTGCGCGAAGGCCTGGATATGCCGGAGGTCTCGCTCGTCGCGATCCTCGACGCTGACAAGGAAGGTTTCCTGCGTTCCAACCGCTCACTGATCCAGACCATTGGTCGTGCCGCTCGTAACGTGCGCGGCAAGGCTATTCTTTATGCGGATGAGATCACGCGTTCCATGAAGGAAGCGATGGACGAAACCGCCCGTCGTCGCGAAAAGCAGATGGAGTACAACGCGGCCAACGGAATCACGCCGAAGACCGTGGTGCGGCGCATCGCCGACATCATGGAGGGCGCGCGCGCAGACGTCGGTTCCCGCGGGAAGGGCAAGAAGGGCAAGGATGCGAAGAAGGTGGCCGAAGCCGCCCCGGACTATGCGGACCTCAATCCGGAGCAGGTCGGCGTGATGATCAAGAAGCTCGAGGCGCGCATGTACAAGCACGCGCAGAACCTGGAGTTCGAGGAGGCCGGCAAGGTGCGCGACGAGATCCACCGGCTGCGGGAGCGGGCGCTGCGCTAA
- a CDS encoding rRNA pseudouridine synthase yields MTEPERLAKRIAALVPCSRREAEMYIEGGWVRVDGVVVEQPQFKVSDQRIEIDPDARLTPPEPASMILHKPAGLSVDAARALIRVENHVDDDPSGLRVLHRHFAKLEPALGLPEAASGLLVFTQDWRVKRRLQEDIDRIEQELVVEVSGELKPYGLALLNHGLVFDNYALPPIKVSWQNEKHLRFAMKRISPETVVRMCAEVGLTVLGMKRLRVGRIPMGRLEPGQWRYLATTDRF; encoded by the coding sequence ATGACCGAACCCGAGCGCCTCGCCAAACGTATTGCAGCCCTCGTACCGTGCTCCCGCCGCGAGGCGGAGATGTACATCGAGGGTGGCTGGGTGCGCGTCGATGGCGTGGTCGTCGAGCAGCCGCAGTTCAAGGTGTCGGACCAGCGCATCGAGATTGATCCGGACGCCAGGCTGACGCCTCCCGAGCCGGCATCCATGATCCTGCACAAGCCGGCGGGCCTGTCTGTCGATGCGGCACGCGCGTTGATCCGGGTGGAAAACCATGTGGACGACGACCCCTCGGGGCTTCGCGTCCTCCATCGACACTTTGCGAAGCTTGAGCCCGCGCTGGGCCTGCCCGAAGCAGCGAGTGGCCTGCTGGTGTTTACCCAGGATTGGCGCGTGAAGCGGCGCCTGCAGGAAGACATCGATCGTATTGAGCAGGAGCTTGTGGTCGAAGTATCGGGCGAGCTGAAGCCCTACGGTCTAGCTTTGCTCAATCACGGGCTCGTTTTCGATAACTACGCGCTGCCTCCGATCAAGGTGAGCTGGCAGAACGAAAAGCACCTTCGGTTTGCCATGAAGCGGATCTCGCCGGAAACGGTCGTGCGGATGTGCGCCGAGGTGGGATTGACGGTGTTGGGGATGAAGCGGCTTCGCGTCGGGCGTATTCCCATGGGGCGGCTTGAACCGGGGCAGTGGCGTTATCTCGCGACGACCGATCGTTTTTGA